DNA from Onychomys torridus chromosome 1, mOncTor1.1, whole genome shotgun sequence:
TGGTTTTTTGAGGGCCATCTTCTAGGACAGGAGAGCATGCTAGAGAATCAAAATCATCTGTTATTTTAGCCAGAAGTAAACCCAGCCTAGTTCCTGTCTGTGCTGTTCTTGATGGAGATGTCGTCAGGAAGGCATCACCTGGCTCTAAATGATGGTAGTTCATTTATCTTCTTAGCCAGGATGTCCTTTGGAGAACACATACGGTGTCAGTGGGCCTTTAGGTCCTTGTCTGTGGAGTCTGACGTGACACGTGTCTTTCAAAACAGCAGGCTGGGTCTCCAGAGCATAGCGTCTATCCTGCACAAACTCCTCTCTCTCCACATCACCCCAATTCCATATCTCCCCACCCTGCCTCGGGCTGTCCATCTAACAATGCTTTTCAGAGAAATGTCTGCCATCCACTTGCCCGGCTTAGCCACCTGGAATTCTCTCCagctttttctgtgttttcatttatcaGTTTCACTGTTTCGAACCTAGATGTGGGTTAATTTCTCCCCCTGGGCTTCTCAATATAGTAGACTGATGATTTCATCAGTCCTTTCAAAGGACTCAGTAGTGATCTCTTCAAATACATAGGTTCCTCAGCTTACACTGAAGCTGCATCTCAATAAACCCGAGTGGACATGGAAAGTATCATAAATTGAAAATACTTGtggagttttaattttattacacttgttttatctgtgtgtgggtatatgcgtAGGGATGCACAGACGCCATGTAGTGTCTGGAGTCAGAGGCCTATTTATacaagttggttttctctttgcaCTTTGTACATACATCTCAATTCTAAGGCCGCCCAGGACTAGGctctgcattcattcattcattcattcattcattcattcattcagtgtggCTGGGGTTCTGGAATGCAgccaagtgctttaccaactcaGCTGTATCCACAGTCTCTCAATCATGTCCATAGGTAAATGAAGCTAGCTCATTGTGTGCATTTTATCAATGATGAATTAATGTTCAGCATCTTTTCATTAGTGGGAGTgtgaatacgtgtgtgtgtgtgtctgtctgtctgtctgtgtctgtgtctgtgtgtatatgtgcatgcagatATATGTGGGGACCAGAACACAGCCTCAAGAATCATTCTTGGGTgccagttcattttattttacacatggaCTGTGTGTTATTCTAGTATCACTTGTCAAAAAGACAttcctcgggctggagagatggctcagaggttaagagcactgactgctcttccagaggtcctgagttcaattcccagcaaccacatggtggctcacaaccatctacagtgagatctggtgtcctcttctggcttgcataTATgactacataataaatatttttttaaaaaaagacactcCTTCATGTAAGTTCCCACTATTTATGGATAAATCTGTTTGCTTTAACGTGTAGATATGCTTGGTGGATATTTTCTGAAtgattctattattttattatttccacaTCTGACAtcattctttctatatttttgtcTTAAAGTTAAAAGTCTTGGACATCATAATTATATTAAGCCTTCCTTTGAATGCTTTTGGCAATCtgagttttttggtttgttttttggtttggggggtgggttttgtttgttgttgttttggtttggttttatgcAGTACTAAAGACTGAACCTAGTATGATGCACATACtgcacactctaccactgatccaAAACCCGACCctctttttgatttttatagaCTTTAAAAATTCTGTCTTCATTActttatgtgagtgttttgtctgtgtaccatatacatgcttgttgcccatggaggccagaagaaggtaccagGTGCTTTAAAAGTAGAGTTACATGGTCAGCAGGTACTTtactcttaatccctgagctGCACCCTACCCTCATTGTAAGCCACAGTGTGGGgtgtggggaattgaacccaggtcctctggaaaagcagccagtgctctaaccactgacccatctctccagccctgtgtgtgtgtgtgtgtgtgtgtgtgtgtgtgtgtgttttgagacagggtttcactcagTTGCCTGCCTCGACTTCCCTGTGTTTTGTACGAGGACaatgaacttgtaatcctcctgcctcagcctctgaagttgTTGGGATTCCAGGCCCATGCCACTCAGCCTCTGCTTTACATTTATAGCTGGTTTATGCCATAAGTGTTATCATCGACCATCATCATAAATACTGTTCCATATAATAGCCTTGCACCCAGTATCACCGGTTCAGAGGTCACAGTGACTCTCTTAAGATTTattgatgtgcatgtgtgtgcaccacatgtgtaccatgCCTGCAGAGTCCAtagagagtgttggatcctctggagctaaaagttacaggcagctgtgaggggacacacacacacacacacacacacacacacacacacacacacatatactggtgtgggtcctgggaacatAGTCTCTCAgtaaatctggagctcaccaaatttggttagactagctggccagcaggtcccaagaatcctcctgtctctgcttttccagtgctaggattacagggttATGCCACCCCACCTGCTTCCTGCACTAGTGCTGAGGATCCCAACATATGTCCTTAAACTTGCCCAGCAAACACGTCACCGGCTCAGCCACCTCCCCATTCCCTTGGCCCCATTGTTTTTAATAACTCACTGCTTGCCTGATTTTCCCACAGATCCAGTCAGTGTCTTGGTGCTCGTCTCTCTGAAGACGAGTCTGTTCTTCCTTAAGACAGAATGGCCTCTTTCTTTTCTGACTATGGCCTTATGTGGTACTTGGAAGAACTAAACAAGAAGGAATTTATGAAGTTTAAGGAGGTCCTCAAGCAGGAGATCATACAGTATGGGCTGAAACAGATTCCTTGGACCGAAGTGAAGAAGGCATCTCGGGAAAGCCTTGCCAACCTCCTGGTGAAATACTATGAGGAGGAGAAAGCCTGGGATGTGACCTTCAGAATCTTCCAGAACATCAATAGGAAGGATCTCAGTGAGAGGGCAGCAAGAGAGATTGCTGGTGAGTTGGTTAAAGCGTCTTTACAGTGAGGATCGCGTCATGGTTTCAATACTTCCTCATGCCTATCTACCATAGGACCAGCAGGTGTCAGGGGGACATTATTCTCCTTGAGGAAGGAGGCAGATTCATGTTGACGTGTTATCTCTGATCCGTGTAGTCAGATGTGTGAGGGTTTCATGCCCTAACCTACCTAGATTGTTAAAACTTCTATTCTACCTCAGGACCTCAGTGATTTTACCCTTGCATCAAAACCGGAGACTTAGCTCCAGAGTGAGGTGGTGGCTCTGTGGATTTGGGCTGGCAGCAGCAGAAAACACCTGCCTATAGATCACATCATGGGGGCCAGGAAGGTGGCTCCATCTGGGTAAACATCTCAGCAGCCTCGTAAAAGCCAGGTACTTGTAGCAAGCTGGCCATTCAGTGtggtgagttctaagccagctgaAAAGAAACTCATCTCCAAAAAAATGagatggaggggctggagggggtagctcagtggttaagaacatttgctgctcttacaggggacctgggctcagtttccAGAGTCTGCATGGTGGTTTTACAACACCCAAGTGTTAGGgaatccagcgccctcttctgtccattgagggcactgcacacatgtggtatgcacacatgtatacagacaAAAGCACCCATtaggcataaaataaaacaaatcttaaaaaaaaaaataaaagtgtagggcagctgaagaagacacccagtgtcagcCTCTAGTCTCCACATGCGTGTGTACTGTGCCCCTCCCCCTACTTACCCCCCACGTACACACTATGTCTGTGTTTGAAACAACTATATAATCTGATGTGACACAGGATTTCTCAGTCTTTATCTGTTTCGATCTTTAACAAGCAAAACACTATAACAGAAAAGCCATGTTTCATAAACAGCGTATTATTAAGAGCCACACTATATGTATCCTGATATAAGAtatggtgggcagtggtggtgcatgcctttaatcccagcactctggaggcagaggcaggtggatctctgagttcaaggccagcctggtctacagggcgagttccaggacaggcaaagctacacagagaaaccctgtctcaaaaaactgaaggaaaaaaaacaataatatggATTCTTTAGGGTTTGGTTCATTTCTTGTCTTTGAAGTTCTGATGTCTTACTTTAGAGCCTAGATAGAATCCCCCAACCCAGATCATTGTGTTTGTGAGTCAGTGATCATCTTAGATCTATGGCTACAAAATATTCTTCACTCCCCagtctttgtttgttgtttaaaaaTTGTCTCTGTGCTGTTATTTCTATCCCCACTTGTTCCAGGGACTCCAGGTGTACATATTAAATCATTAATTTAGGATTAAATAAGGAGAACAATTAGGAactatttcatatgtatgtgtaccattgTGTACACTaccctaggaggccagaagagggtgtttagACCTGGTACTGAACAGTCATGTGGATGCCTCTCTGTGaatgcttggaactgaacccaggtcttcctggtgcttttaaccaccaagccatctctggAGCCCCCGTGTTAGATCTTCATATGATGCCTTGTGtatatctttctatctttttgtGCTTTGGGCTGGCTTTTGTTTCTAACTGTCCTTTTTCCCTTCACTCCCTGTTCAGCTACTTCTAATCAATAGCAAACCCACCTGTTGGCTTCTTTGACTTTTTGTACATTATTATTTGTGTACGGACACACATATACTTGCATACCAtgatgaaggtcagaggacaactttggataGTTAATTCTGCTTCTATCATCTGGGTCCtcggggaccaaactcagggttGTCAGGTttgatggcaaatgcctttacctcctcagacatctcaccagcccccatcCATTGATTCTTAAATTTCGTTAGTTCTCCTCAGTCTCAATTGATCACCCtacttgccttttatttttattgaacacCTTTGAAAAATGGTTATACTTGGTATACAAGATGAGTTTCAgtataagattttcttttttccatttttttagatttatttcttttattattattgtgtgttttaattttatacgtcagccatgggttcccctgtcctcccccctcccacccccagccccaccttccccccaccttgggcttacacagggacacatgttcagtataagattttcatgtgtgtgtatctatgtgtgtgtgtgtgtgtgtgtgtgtgtgtgtgtgtgtgtatcattgtGCTTTGCTTACACAAATTCTTACAatgtccccctcccccatggctcttcttcttctttcccctctcaCTTATTCCCTCTAGCCCCCTAGATAGATTCCTTCTTGCTTTAATGCCTTACATGAGGGGGGTTGTATATAgtggacatttaaaaataacttgtaGAAAGTACACGTAcgcgtgtgtgtccgtgtgtgggATACATgtatgagtgcagtgcctgctCAGGCCAGAAGCCTTGGATCCCTCTGGGACTGGGTCATAGGccattgtgagctacctgatgtgattgctgggaaccaTTCTCAGGTCcacttgaagagcagccagtactcttgactaccaagccatctctccagccccataattcTAAACTTTTAATGTCAGCGGGATAGTGCCTGTTTTCATTGTTATGGAGTCAATCTTCTattaactgtgattttttttacagTGTGGTGCTATCATGGTAACCATGATCAATTACACTCTCTTGGtgtgtgcatctatgtatgtGGTACAGGTTGACAAGTTTGGGGGGCCATACAGTCTGCCATACCCAGAGTTGGTCTTTCTGCTGTCCCAGGAGAACAGCTATGCATGCCACAAGGTTCTGTATGACCCAGAGAATGATCTATGATCGCCACACTTTTGGTTTTGAATGAATACAATGATTAAGTACATAGCAAttcaaagtaaaattataaatagCAGGTAagtgataggtaggtagatagatagcaAAACATCATCAAAATGGGCACACAAAACATTCCATAGAAATTGACTAGGGAGGTGTCTTTAAGAGAATCATCTGTGGTTCCCAGGCAGGGAGAGTCCCAAGCAGGGCAGAGCGGATCCTCTCAAGTGATACTCCCAAttgaatgtagtgggtagctgttccagctttgacctcccagcactgcccctagtgtggCAAcaagtaactgccacacctgcctatgacctgcccctggggcatggctgagacaGGTCCCTTTAAGACCTAAGATGTATAAGTGCTTGCTGAAATAGCACGTGATAGTTTAATAATCTAACAttcatgatacacacacatgaaagctgTGCCCAAGGGCCAGTGAAAAGCTCACATTAACCAGCATTGTTCTGGGCCCACAGCTTACAGATTCCTAAAACCATACATCGTAAGCGGGCTGAAAAAAAATGACTCGGTGTTTAGGAGCAtgccctgctcttgcagaggacctgagttcaattcccaggacccatgtaggGTGGCTCCTGGCCAGGTGTATCTCCTCTAGTGGGAGGAGGGATTTCAATGCCTCTGACTTTCACAAGAACCCActaacacataattaaaaatgagtgTTTTTTTAAGGGTACATCCTGAGAATTAAAATGTCAAGGTCGGATCATATATGGGTGAATGTTTAACTTTGatgtgttgtgggtttttttttttctctcaggacACTCAAAGATCTATAAGGCTCATTTGAAGAACAAGTTGACCCAGGAATGGTCCAGAAAGTTCAACATCCCCATTCAGGATTTCCTGAAGCAGAAGTTCACCAAGGATGAATGTAATCGTTTTGAGCACCTTTTTGTTTCCAGGGTAACcgagaggaaaacacacacagtgCTTCTGAAAGGAGTGGCAGGAATCGGCAAGACACTGATGTTGGCAAAGTTGATGCTGGCCTGGTCCGAAGGCCTGGTGTTTCAGAATAAATTCTCCTACATCTTCTATCTCTGTTGTCAAGAGCTGAAGCAACTGAAGACAGCGAGCCTAGCCGAGCTGATGTCCAGAGAGTGGCCCGGCCCCTCGGCTCCCATAGTGGAGATAATGTCCCAGCCGGAGAAACTCTTGTTCATCATTGACAGCCTGGAAGGGCTGAATTGTGATTTGACGGAACCGGAGCTGGAGCTGTGTGATAACTGGCTGGAGAAGCGGCCGGTGAATATACTGCTGAGCAGTTTGCTCAGGAGGAAGATAGTCCCAAAAGCCTCGCTCCTCCTCACAGCTACCCCGGAGACCTTTGACAAACTGGAGGACAGGATCGAATACACCGAAATGAAAATCATGATGGGCTTTGATGAGAACAGTAGGAAGATGTATATCCGAGGCTTGTTCCAAGATAAGAACAGAGCCCAAGAAGTCCTCAGGTTGGTGAGAGGAAATGAACAGGTGTTCAGTATATGCCAAGTCCCTTTGCTCTGCTGGGTGGTGGCTACTTGTCTAAAAAATGAGATAGAGAAGGGGAGAGACCCGGCCTCTGTCTGCCGACGGACCACCTCCGTGTATACCACTTACATCTTGGATCTGTTTACTCCCCAAAGTGCCCAATATCCAAGCAAGAAAAGCCGAGAGCTGCTGCAGAACCTGTGTTGCCTAGCCGCTGAGGGCGTGTGGACTGACAAGTTTGTGTTCAGCGAAGAGGATCTCAGGAAAAAGGGGATCCTCAACGCTGAGATCGCGACACTGCTAGACATCAAGCTGCTTCTGAAGAGCAGGGAACCCAAGTGTTTTTACACATTCTTCCA
Protein-coding regions in this window:
- the Nlrp4 gene encoding NACHT, LRR and PYD domains-containing protein 4 isoform X2 — its product is MASFFSDYGLMWYLEELNKKEFMKFKEVLKQEIIQYGLKQIPWTEVKKASRESLANLLVKYYEEEKAWDVTFRIFQNINRKDLSERAAREIAGHSKIYKAHLKNKLTQEWSRKFNIPIQDFLKQKFTKDECNRFEHLFVSRVTERKTHTVLLKGVAGIGKTLMLAKLMLAWSEGLVFQNKFSYIFYLCCQELKQLKTASLAELMSREWPGPSAPIVEIMSQPEKLLFIIDSLEGLNCDLTEPELELCDNWLEKRPVNILLSSLLRRKIVPKASLLLTATPETFDKLEDRIEYTEMKIMMGFDENSRKMYIRGLFQDKNRAQEVLRLVRGNEQVFSICQVPLLCWVVATCLKNEIEKGRDPASVCRRTTSVYTTYILDLFTPQSAQYPSKKSRELLQNLCCLAAEGVWTDKFVFSEEDLRKKGILNAEIATLLDIKLLLKSREPKCFYTFFHPSIQEFCAAIFYLVKSHRDHPSKDVLSIKTLLYTFLKKVKVQWIFLGCFIFGLLHKSEQEKLEVFFGYQLSQKVKQTLYQCLETISVNEELQEELDSMKLFYCLFEMEDDIFTMQAMNFLQYIKFVAKDYSDLIVAAYCLKYCSTLKKLSFSTQDILQHEQEEKLLVCWQDVCSVLIRSNHIQVLQVKDTNLDESAFLVLYNHLKHPNCTPQVLEVNNVSFLCDNYLFFDLLTQNRNLQHLNLSLTFLSHLDVKLLCDVLSQTECNIEKLLLANCFLGEQCWDYLSDVLRRNKTLSHLDISSNNLKDKGLKVLCKALSLPSSVLKSLWLEACELTSACCEDLASTFTQSKTLWGVNLLQNALDLSGLALLCEALKQHNCTLHVLGLRITDFDKETQEFLIAEEEKNPYLTILSSI